GAGATGCAGGGGTAGAGGAGTTTTAGACTGCTCCACCTGAGTGCTGTATAGTGCCAACTATGGCAGATGGACAAAGATGAAGGcaactttaaatatttcatttgaGCTGGATTTCACCTAATCTCTGTGTCATATTTGACCTATATGCCTGTGTAGATAATTAGGTCTAATGTTGTTctacttgtttatttccatataAATGTGCCAGACAATGTAAGTAAAGTATGTCATGAAACAAGAGCATCACAACTAACATGACCTTTTTCTGCTGATAGGTTTGGTTTAAAAACCGAAGAGCAAAATGGAGGCGTCAGAAAAGACTTTCATTTGGGGTGGGAAACACAGAAAACTGAATTTTGGACTGTATATATGGACGACTACACTGAAAAAGAAGAcagctgtgaatgtgtgtgagctTGAGTTACATCAAtaaaaggatttttttaaaatgccaatGTTATTAAATGTAATAGTCAGACATTTTTGTCAGTCAAATCATGTTACGGTAGACAGTTTTGTAGCCTATTTGTGAATGTGATTGTTTGAGTGCATGATTAAGGACTTGCAGTATATGCTAATACTAATCCTGAATATCAAATTTTGAATCTGTGACTGGATTGTTTGCACTGCTGTGATAAAAAGTGTCCTTGAGAACAAATAAAGTTCTtttgagagagatggagggacttcattttttaaaacaaaccatAACACATTCAATTTGAAGCATCTTACCAATTTAAAAGCTGAAATGCAATGAACACATCTAAGTAGAATTTAATGTTTTCACTGTATTTAAACATCTGCAGTGACTACAAAACTCCATGCAGCTTAGGTGAAAATTGTCCAGGCCTGTCAGCAACTTTCCATCTCCATATCAGTTGGTCAAATTAAACCAGTGATTGTTAATCTGGAGGGGTCAGGAGATTATTGGGTCATAATAATGGGGATCACCAGATAATTTCTGTGGTACAATATAATATATTGAAATTATAGGCCTATATAAACAGTtgaaactatatatatatatatatatatatatatatatatatatacacagtacaggccaaaagtttggacacaccttctcattcaatgcgttttctttattttcatgactatttacattgtagattctcactgaaggcatcaaaactatgaatgaacacatgtggagttatgtacttaacaaaaaaaggtgaaataactgaaaacatgttttatattctagtttcttcaaaatagccaccctttgctctgattactgctttgcacactcttggcattctctccatgagcttcaagaggtagtcacctgaaatggtttccaacagtcttgaaggagttcccagaggtgtttagcacttgttgtcggactgactgacctccatttcttaaagtaatgatggctgctcgtttttctttagttagctgattggttcttgccataatatgaattttaacagttgtccattagggctgtcggctgtgtattaacctgacttctgcacaacacaactgatggtcccaaccccattgataaagcaagaaattccactaattaaccctgataaggcacacctgtgaagtggaaaaccatttcaggtgactacctcttgaagctcatggagagaatgccaagagtgtgcaaagcagtaatcagagcaaagggtggctattttgaagaaactagaatataaaacatgttttcagttatttcacctttttttgttaagtacataactccacatgtgttcattcatagttttgatgccttcagtgagaatctacaatgtaaatagtcatgaaaataaagaaaaagcattgaatgagaaggtgtgtccaaacttttggcctgtactgtatatatatagctaTTTGTTTTGTATGTGGGCAGATAACAGGGATCAGAGTTATGGGTATTGCTTGGTAAATACATAATCTTTTATTACTTAAACGATATTATTataattgttaaaattaaatttaaatttatgttTATCAAAATGTTATCACAGAATCCTTTACAAAAGGTAATATCAGTACTATATTCTCAAGTAGGTAGATCTGAACGAAAACACGGAAACACTTTCtacaaaaatattattattacgcTGATATTTTTATGTATAGCTTAATGTATATTGCTATCATGTTTATGATAATGATTCACACATTTTAATGATTGTACtggaaattttatttttttatattggaAATTTATGGAGAGGCTGTAAACTTCCGGTGACGTAACGATTACGATGTTACGTACGACGTTGTTTATACGTTGGTTCTGAAGTTAGTCGACGGTAACTGTTTAGCTAGGATAGCCATGCCCACTGTTTACAGTTAGTTACGTTTACGTGGTCTTGAGTATCTAGTTAACGTCATTTACTACATACTTTAAATACGTAAACGAGGTTTCTTAAGTACAACAGCCGGCTTCCGTTTCGATTTAGTCAGCGTTTGTCTAAGAAGGAtcgccgttagccgttagcttagGAGGCTAACAGGGTCTACAATGGAGGGCAGCGCCAGCGTGAGGAAAGCGCTGTCCGGGACCCTCGTACCCGCGGCGGTCACAACAGTGGCTCTGCTTCAACAACCCGAGGACAAGGAGAAGGGGAAGCTGAAGAGAAAGGTCCTCGATGAAGAGGAGTACATTGAGGTAACTAGCTAAATGACAGCCCGTTATGGTTTAGGAGACTGAGGCTAAAGGTAGTCATCAGACCTCATGATAGCAGTGCTGTGTTAGCTCTGTTAATGCTATCTTAAAAAACAGGTTAACATTGTAATCGTTACGTGTAACCAACACATATAACTTTTGGTCTTTGTCTGGGATTAGCGTAACATAGTTTGATTAAAATTGTCATAAAAGTGGCGTTTCATCTCAGAGGTAACGTTACCCCACCCCCTTTTTACTGTAGGGAAAACATAACATGGGATCCATGTCAGCGTATGAGTCATATCGTGGTATGAGAACAGACTACATATGGTCGAGGATGTTGGCAAATTAAAATGGCAGATTATGATTTGATATTATGTGTCACATTAAAAATGTCCTTtatcctgcttttttttttttttacaggataCCATCCTGTAGAGCTGACACTGTtatttaatcaatcaataaataaattgacGTAAAAGTAGTAGACTGTGAAGGCAAAGTCCTGCTAATAGCTTTCCAGATGATATGATTTGTAGCTTATCCCTGTTTTATTGATTGTAGATAGGGTGTATTTAGTTTTTGATCTGTCAAGCAGAGAAAACAAGCAATTCAGAATAATTTTCTTGGTGCCCTGTGAAACTGTGATTGGCACTTTcctctattttctgacatttcaaagACCAACGGATCAACCGTTTCATCCCAAGAATAATTTGGACATGAATTGATAACCATACAGCTTTGTTTTGGGTACTAGCAAGCCAACATCATATATCTAAATTGGATGACAGTGAGACTTGACTGAGGAAATTCATTGAATACAATTCTACAGTGGGTCTTTGTTGTTGTATAGTTacaaagaaaaatgtcattatCATCCATTTTACAAAGTCAAATGTTCCTACCTCTACTCCCAACAGAGTTTGGAGAAGATCATCCAGCGGGACTTCTTCCCAGATGTGACCAAACTGCAGGCGCAGAAGGACTATCTTGAAGCAGAGGAAAGTGGTGACctagagagaatgagagagataTCCATAAGATATGGATCATCTGTGACTAAATCTACACCACGGTCTTCTGCACCTTGTGAGTAGTAGTATGAGGAGGGAAACTGAACACTGTTTCATGTAGCTGTATCTTGCTTACAGAATGAAATATTCAGCCTGTATGaactttaccttttttttctcttcattctTTTTGTATGTAAGATGTGACACCAGCGAGCTTTGAGACGCCAGTGGGCCATTCAGGAtctccctcctccactcacGGCAGTAAAGGTTTAGATGGGGGTAAGTAtctaatttatttaaatgtagatGAAGAATGTTCTGAGcttatacagtatgtgtgtctATGTGAACTCACAGATCTCAAACCCCTTTGTTGTAACTAACCTAAATTGTGTTTGGCATTAATAGAAGAACTTAGAAATGCTTGACATTGATTTAACTCCATTTctattgatgttgtttttataGAAAGCAAGGATGATGacaaagaagagaaagagcTGCCCTCTCTGGACCGCTTCCTTGCTAAAAATACCAGTGAGGATAATGCATCATTTGAGCAGATAATGGATCTGGCAGAAGACAAGGAGAAGCTGAGGCATGCCTGGTTATACGAGGCTGAGACTGAGTACAAAGAGGTATGTATATGTAGAGTTAAAAGCATATATAAATTTCAAAGCAATTAATGAAATGTTTGGATTACAGTTGTACTGATCATAGAGTCACAAAATTTGATTTTGAGTCAATTGAATGATGATAGTTGCATGATTTAATGACCACATTAAAAAACGTTTCATGTCTGGTATTTTCCAGCGTCATGAAAAAAACCTTGCCTTACCACCAGCAGAGAAAGCAGCGCTTGAATGTACAAAAGCCGGACTTGAGACATGGGAGTACAAAGCGAAGAATGCCTTGATGTATTATCCAGAGGGTAAGATGGCCAAACTTGGATTGaatcttttttctttgacaTAAATCCTTATTGAAGGCATGCCATTGATCAAATTCGGCTGCGAGAGAAAATATggcatttatgtttttttgttttttttttattcaggtgTTAAAGACGATGATGCTCTGTTTAAGAAGCCACGGGAAGTAGTTCACAAGAACACACGGTTTGCTGGAGACCCATTCAGCAAAGCTCTCAACAAAAGCCAGATTCAGCAGGCTGCAGCCCTCAATGCACAGGTACATTTTTGGCCTTTATGTGCCCCATAGTTGTGAATTTATTTTCTCTGCGTGGCCCTCTATTTTTCAGATGAATAAAAGAGTGAACTCGAGTACTTTAGTTGatgtattatgttttatatcTAGTTCAAACAGGGTAAAGTTGGCCCTGATGGGAAAGAGCTCATCCCACATGAATCCCCAACAGTGAATGGATATGGTTTTGAAAGTATGCCATCCCCTGCACCTGGTAAGTGGGTCTTAAATCCTCAGCATAGCAACAGTCCTGAGACAGATCAAACtaaatgttcctttaaatgGCTCATTGAACAACTCTACCTACAGTTGGAGATTTCTGAAAGCACTTTCTGTTCCCTCAGGCGTGGCTGAGTCGCCTCTCATGACCTGGGGTGAGATTGAGAGCACTCCATTTCGTCTGGATGGATCAGACACTCCTTACGTTGAGAGGAATCATGGTCCATCATTTAAGGTAGTGAACCTTCAGTGGTAGCTATAATGTTTTGATAATGATTGATTCTTTTTTCTTAAGTTGTAAAATGATGACATTGAATATATCTTGTTTCTAAAAGATTCCAGAGCCAGGAAGACGAGAGAGACTTGGTTTAAAGATGGCCAATGAAGCTGCCGCTAAAAACCGTGCGAAGAAACAGGAGGCATTACGAAAAGTCACAGAGAACCTTGCAAGGTAAAGATGTTTGACCTTTGAAACTTTCCTGACTTTGAACTAGCTCCACATCATCTGAGTCAAACACTGTTTATTTGCACTCACTGCGATGcaacagagctggttgaaaatgggCAACAACCTCTTAATGAATCTgtcagatcctacctttaaaaGAGAAAGTTAAGTTTAAGGGCACCTACTATGCTtgtccttattttctgtcacggATAGATAAACAGTTACAatgtcaaagtttcaaataataaaGAACaagtatgtaaaagtaatccctgtgagcaaaaaccttaGGCTTCAGAACGTTGTGAATCCCGTTTCCAGCTGTACTACTTTTGCgacaagctgatgtcagctcaTGGTGGAGTTCTTTATGTGGTTATCTGCTCAAGGCACACTACTGcgagtgtttacattacatacagtgCTACATGGAGCTACGTGCTAACATTAAGGAAACGTGATGTTGGTTGTCATTGATGTTAATTTTGCCCTGACAACGGATcgtattcctgctggaacatgttttgttgtgaatattttggtttggaagcttttattggtgatttttcatggaaaaaaatgacactaAACTCAGTTAGGGTCATTCTCCAGTTGCAGCAATGGTGCAGAGACTCCTAAGCATGCTGACCAGTAAGAGTAGATAGGGCCTTCTCGGGAGAGgtgcttaaagagacaggtgctaaaatgaATATTACAGACAGAATACAGGTGTTggagcacagacagtatgaggagaTAAAgtatttttgaacattaaagcatgtaaacatgttcccAGTTGAAACCCAGAATACATGTATgagcctgaaaatgagcataacagGTCACCTTTAAATAATTTTAGGCTGCTGGTTTTCGTTCTTAGTGTAGTTGTGAAGGAATCATGTGAACTAACCAACCAAATCAACCTTTGTGTTACAGTCTTACGCCTAAAGGTCTGAGCCCAGCCCTCACCCCCGCCCTGCAGAGGCTCGTAAATCGGACATCTAGCAAATACACGGACAAAGCACTACGAGCGAGTTACACCCCATCGCCCTCGCACAGAGTCACTGGATGCAAGAGTCCCTTCGGTGGCCCGTCCACTCCCTCAGGAACGCCAACACCAAACAAAGCCAAGACGCCGAGCTCTCAGGACCTTACGTCACTCACAGACAATCTGCTGCAACTTCCCAAGAGACGGAAAGCCTCAGACTTTTTCTAAGTAAGAGGAGCTCTTCTCTGCTGGCCGGGATTGTACAAAACAGACATATAATACTGTGGAGAACTCGATTATAAACTGTCCAGACCTGGTTATTGTCAAATGAAAGAGCACATCTTTCAGCTGGAGGACTGGATAAAGTCATGCACAGAGGACTGAGGAGTTTTTAGGGATgtatttgttacatttttgagcAGGTGGGTTAAAGTAGATCCCTGTGAAATGTCCAAATTCTATTTAATTACTTGtttatcttattttcttttattccagATGCAAGGTTTCGTAGACTTTTGTACAACTGTTTCCACTCTTACAAACATTTGTCATCCCCCACAGCCACCACAGCAGCACGTGCTTAAATGTTACTAATATAATTCAGTCGCTGTTTCTGAGAATTGCACATACAAATGAGATTTCAGCTCTCAGCTCTCCATTCATGCTACCATGACATTTCAGTATTTGTCTGCATCATAGAAATTACTCAAACTTATGAATAAGTgttaaaaatggaaaagaaaacacagtttcaGTGAGACAGCTCAGTGAAGGCCGGGTAAATGATGAATCTTTCTCTTTGCCCTATATTGGAAAAACTTTACAGGCAGAGCTGGGCTCAGCATCATAAATCTTTACAACCTTTTTCTGAAAATCTataataaaactgaacattttggACAATCAAACGCCTGCAAAAGAATGTTATACCATGTATCACCAGATGACATACTCGTCAATAGTTCTGTTCTACCTCCTGCTGCTGGTGGAGCAGGACTGTGAATAATGACTTTATACCTC
The sequence above is drawn from the Epinephelus fuscoguttatus linkage group LG18, E.fuscoguttatus.final_Chr_v1 genome and encodes:
- the ess2 gene encoding splicing factor ESS-2 homolog is translated as MEGSASVRKALSGTLVPAAVTTVALLQQPEDKEKGKLKRKVLDEEEYIESLEKIIQRDFFPDVTKLQAQKDYLEAEESGDLERMREISIRYGSSVTKSTPRSSAPYVTPASFETPVGHSGSPSSTHGSKGLDGESKDDDKEEKELPSLDRFLAKNTSEDNASFEQIMDLAEDKEKLRHAWLYEAETEYKERHEKNLALPPAEKAALECTKAGLETWEYKAKNALMYYPEGVKDDDALFKKPREVVHKNTRFAGDPFSKALNKSQIQQAAALNAQFKQGKVGPDGKELIPHESPTVNGYGFESMPSPAPGVAESPLMTWGEIESTPFRLDGSDTPYVERNHGPSFKIPEPGRRERLGLKMANEAAAKNRAKKQEALRKVTENLASLTPKGLSPALTPALQRLVNRTSSKYTDKALRASYTPSPSHRVTGCKSPFGGPSTPSGTPTPNKAKTPSSQDLTSLTDNLLQLPKRRKASDFF